From a single Prionailurus bengalensis isolate Pbe53 chromosome A1, Fcat_Pben_1.1_paternal_pri, whole genome shotgun sequence genomic region:
- the TSC22D1 gene encoding TSC22 domain family protein 1 isoform X1: protein MHQPPESTAAAAAAAADISARKMAHPAMFPRRGSGSGSASALNAAGTGVGSSATSSEDFPPPSLLQPPPPAASSTSGPQPPPPQSLNLLSQAQLQAQPLAPGGTQMKKKSGFQITSVTPAQISASISSNNSIAEDTESYDDLDESHTEDLSSSEILDVSLSRATDLGEPERSSSEETLNNFQEAETPGAVSPNQPHLPQPHLPHLPQQNVVINGNAHPHHLHHHHHIHHGHHLHHGHHHPSHAGVASTSVPGGPPSSPVSRKLSAAGSSDSVLAAAPTSAVSSGGSPASVMTNIRAPSTTGSIGISSVTGTNTMSNVTITAVGSFNPSVTSSILGNANINASNIPSAATVSVGPGVSSSVNVNILSGMGNGTISSSAVVNSAPSAAAGMTAGSLSGQQQPPTVNTSRFRVVKLDSSSEPFKKGRWTCTEFYEKENAVPAAEGVAINKVVETVKQNPTEVTSERESTSGSSVSSSVSTLSHYTESVGSGEMGAPTVVVQQQQQPALQGMALPQMDFSSTGPQSISAVSIPQSISQSQITQVQLQSQELSYPQKQGLQPVPLQATISAATGIQPSPVSVVGVTSALGQQPSISSLAQPQLPYSQTVPPVQAPLPGAPPQQLQYGQQQPTVSTQMVPGHGKSVAQNPSEYVQQQQPILQTAVSSGQPSSAGVGAGATVIPTAQPQSIQLPVQPAAIQAQPAGASGQPVGQAQTAVSVVPTGSQIANIGQQANIPTAVQQPSTQVTPSVIQQGAPPSSQIVPPAQTAIIHQGVQTSASSLPQQLVIAPQSTLLTVPPQPQGVESVAQVVSQPLPAVSPLPSASSISVTSQVSSTGPSGMPSAPTNLVPPQNIAQTPATQNGNLVQSVSQPPLIASNINLPLAQQIPLSSTQFTAQSLAQAIGSQIEDARRPAEPSLVGLPQTISGDSGGMSAVSDGSSSSLAAPASLFPLKVLPLTTPLVDGEDESSSGASVVAIDNKIEQAMDLVKSHLMYAVREEVEVLKEQIKELIEKNSQLEQENNLLKTLASPEQLAQFQAQLQTGSPPATTQPQGTTQPPAQPASQGSGPTA from the coding sequence ATGCACCAGCCGCCTGAGTCCACCgccgcggcggccgcggccgcTGCAGACATTAGTGCTAGGAAGATGGCGCACCCGGCAATGTTCCCTAGAAGGGGCAGCGGTAGTGGCAGCGCCTCTGCTCTCAATGCAGCAGGTACCGGCGTTGGTAGTAGTGCCACATCTTCCGAGGATTTTCCGCCTCCGTCGCTGCTCCAGCCGCCACCTCCTGCAGCATCTTCTACGTCGGGACCACAGCCTCCGCCTCCACAAAGCCTGAACCTCCTCTCTCAGGCTCAGCTGCAGGCACAGCCTCTTGCGCCAGGCGGaactcaaatgaaaaagaaaagtggctTCCAGATAACTAGCGTTACCCCGGCTCAGATCTCCGCCAGCATCAGCTCTAACAACAGTATCGCAGAGGACACCGAGAGCTATGATGACCTGGATGAGTCTCACACGGAAGATCTGTCTTCTTCCGAGATCCTTGATGTGTCACTTTCCAGGGCTACTGACTTAGGGGAGCCTGAACGCAGCTCCTCAGAAGAGACTCTGAATAACTTCCAGGAAGCTGAGACACCTGGGGCAGTCTCTCCCAACCAGCCCCACCTTCCGCAGCCTCATTTGCCTCACCTTCCACAACAGAACGTTGTGATCAATGGGAATGCTCATCCACACCacctccatcaccaccatcacatCCATCATGGGCACCACCTACACCATGGGCACCACCATCCATCCCATGCTGGTGTGGCCAGTACGTCCGTTCCTGGAGGGCCACCCTCCAGTCCAGTATCCAGAAAACTCTCTGCAGCTGGAAGCTCTGACAGTGTTTTAGCAGCGGCCCCAACTTCTGCTGTATCATCGGGTGGCTCACCTGCATCTGTAATGACTAATATCCGTGCTCCAAGTACTACTGGCAGTATAGGTATAAGTTCTGTTACTGGCACTAATACAATGAGTAATGTCACCATTACTGCCGTGGGTAGTTTTAATCCTAGTGTGACAAGCAGCATACTTGGTAATGCTAATATAAATGCAAGCAATATTCCTAGTGCTGCTACTGTGAGTGTTGGGCCTGGAGTTAGCAGCAGTGTTAATGTGAATATCTTGAGTGGCATGGGCAATGGTACTATATCTTCCTCCGCTGTTGTTAACAGTGCCCCCAGTGCAGCTGCAGGGATGACTGCGGGGTCCCTTTCGGGTCAGCAGCAGCCACCAACAGTTAACACGTCAAGGTTCAGAGTTGTGAAGTTAGATTCTAGTTCTGAGCCCTTTAAAAAAGGCAGATGGACTTGCACTGAgttctatgaaaaagaaaatgctgtacCTGCTGCAGAAGGTGTGGCGATAAATAAAGTGGTGGAAACTGTAAAACAGAACCCGACAGAAGTGACTTCGGAGAGGGAGAGCACTAGTGGGAGTTCAGTGAGCAGTAGTGTCAGCACACTGAGTCACTACACGGAGAGTGTGGGAAGCGGAGAGATGGGAGCCCCTACTGTGGTGgtgcagcagcagcaacaaccaGCTCTTCAAGGTATGGCTCTTCCCCAGATGGATTTCAGTAGCACTGGTCCCCAGAGTATTTCAGCAGTTAGCATTCCACAGAGTATTTCTCAGTCACAGATCACGCAAGTACAATTACAGTCTCAAGAACTGAGCTATCCTCAAAAGCAAGGTCTTCAGCCAGTACCTCTACAGGCCACTATCAGCGCTGCAACTGGTATCCAGCCGTCACCTGTTAGTGTGGTTGGTGTAACTTCAGCTTTAGGTCAGCAGCCTTCCATTTCCAGTCTGGCTCAACCCCAACTACCGTATTCTCAGACGGTTCCTCCAGTGCAAGCTCCCCTTCCAGGAGCACCACCCCAACAGTTACAGTATGGACAACAGCAGCCGACTGTCTCTACCCAGATGGTCCCAGGCCATGGTAAATCTGTGGCTCAGAATCCTTCAGAGTAtgtgcagcagcagcagccgatTCTTCAAACAGCAGTGTCCTCCGGACAGCCCAGTTCTGCAGGAGTGGGAGCAGGAGCGACAGTGATTCCTACGGCTCAGCCACAGAGTATCCAGCTGCCAGTGCAGCCCGCGGCAATCCAAGCACAACCTGCAGGGGCATCTGGCCAGCCTGTTGGCCAGGCTCAAACAGCAGTATCTGTTGTACCTACTGGCAGTCAAATTGCAAATATCGGTCAACAAGCAAACATACCTACTGCAGTGCAGCAGCCCTCTACCCAAGTCACACCTTCGGTTATTCAGCAAGGTGCTCCTCCATCTTCACAAATAGTTCCACCTGCTCAAACTGCGATTATTCATCAGGGAGTTCAAACTAGTGCGTCAAGCCTTCCTCAACAATTGGTCATTGCACCCCAGAGTACCTTGTTAACTGTGCCTCCCCAGCCACAAGGAGTAGAATCGGTAGCTCAAGTTGTTTCGCAGCCGTTGCCTGCAGTTAGTCCTTTGCCCTCTGCTAGTAGTATTTCTGTTACAAGTCAGGTTAGTTCAACTGGTCCTTCTGGAATGCCTTCTGCCCCAACAAACTTGGTTCCACCACAGAATATAGCACAAACCCCTGCCACTCAAAATGGTAATTTGGTTCAAAGTGTTAGTCAACCTCCCTTGATAGCCAGTAACATAAATCTGCCTTTGGCACAACAGATACCACTAAGTTCTACTCAGTTCACTGCACAATCATTAGCTCAGGCAATTGGAAGCCAAATTGAAGATGCCAGGCGCCCAGCGGAACCCTCCTTAGTTGGCTTACCTCAGACTATCAGTGGTGACAGTGGGGGAATGTCAGCAGTTTCAGATGGGAGTAGCAGCAGCCTAGCAGCCCCTGCTTCTCTTTTCCCGTTGAAGGTGCTACCGCTGACGACACCCCTGGTGGATGGCGAGGATGAGAG
- the TSC22D1 gene encoding TSC22 domain family protein 1 isoform X4, which yields MHQPPESTAAAAAAAADISARKMAHPAMFPRRGSGSGSASALNAAGTGVGSSATSSEDFPPPSLLQPPPPAASSTSGPQPPPPQSLNLLSQAQLQAQPLAPGGTQMKKKSGFQITSVTPAQISASISSNNSIAEDTESYDDLDESHTEDLSSSEILDVSLSRATDLGEPERSSSEETLNNFQEAETPGAVSPNQPHLPQPHLPHLPQQNVVINGNAHPHHLHHHHHIHHGHHLHHGHHHPSHAGVASTSVPGGPPSSPVSRKLSAAGSSDSVLAAAPTSAVSSGGSPASVMTNIRAPSTTGSIGISSVTGTNTMSNVTITAVGSFNPSVTSSILGNANINASNIPSAATVSVGPGVSSSVNVNILSGMGNGTISSSAVVNSAPSAAAGMTAGSLSGQQQPPTVNTSRFRVVKLDSSSEPFKKGRWTCTEFYEKENAVPAAEGVAINKVVETVKQNPTEVTSERESTSGSSVSSSVSTLSHYTESVGSGEMGAPTVVVQQQQQPALQGMALPQMDFSSTGPQSISAVSIPQSISQSQITQVQLQSQELSYPQKQGLQPVPLQATISAATGIQPSPVSVVGVTSALGQQPSISSLAQPQLPYSQTVPPVQAPLPGAPPQQLQYGQQQPTVSTQMVPGHGKSVAQNPSEYVQQQQPILQTAVSSGQPSSAGVGAGATVIPTAQPQSIQLPVQPAAIQAQPAGASGQPVGQAQTAVSVVPTGSQIANIGQQANIPTAVQQPSTQVTPSVIQQGAPPSSQIVPPAQTAIIHQGVQTSASSLPQQLVIAPQSTLLTVPPQPQGVESVAQVVSQPLPAVSPLPSASSISVTSQVSSTGPSGMPSAPTNLVPPQNIAQTPATQNGNLVQSVSQPPLIASNINLPLAQQIPLSSTQFTAQSLAQAIGSQIEDARRPAEPSLVGLPQTISGDSGGMSAVSDGSSSSLAAPASLFPLKVLPLTTPLVDGEDESASLLPEVQGVILEPQIQPRPRRAFDVRGPLSPLNPWRQNIQLLERVGKDNKQVS from the coding sequence ATGCACCAGCCGCCTGAGTCCACCgccgcggcggccgcggccgcTGCAGACATTAGTGCTAGGAAGATGGCGCACCCGGCAATGTTCCCTAGAAGGGGCAGCGGTAGTGGCAGCGCCTCTGCTCTCAATGCAGCAGGTACCGGCGTTGGTAGTAGTGCCACATCTTCCGAGGATTTTCCGCCTCCGTCGCTGCTCCAGCCGCCACCTCCTGCAGCATCTTCTACGTCGGGACCACAGCCTCCGCCTCCACAAAGCCTGAACCTCCTCTCTCAGGCTCAGCTGCAGGCACAGCCTCTTGCGCCAGGCGGaactcaaatgaaaaagaaaagtggctTCCAGATAACTAGCGTTACCCCGGCTCAGATCTCCGCCAGCATCAGCTCTAACAACAGTATCGCAGAGGACACCGAGAGCTATGATGACCTGGATGAGTCTCACACGGAAGATCTGTCTTCTTCCGAGATCCTTGATGTGTCACTTTCCAGGGCTACTGACTTAGGGGAGCCTGAACGCAGCTCCTCAGAAGAGACTCTGAATAACTTCCAGGAAGCTGAGACACCTGGGGCAGTCTCTCCCAACCAGCCCCACCTTCCGCAGCCTCATTTGCCTCACCTTCCACAACAGAACGTTGTGATCAATGGGAATGCTCATCCACACCacctccatcaccaccatcacatCCATCATGGGCACCACCTACACCATGGGCACCACCATCCATCCCATGCTGGTGTGGCCAGTACGTCCGTTCCTGGAGGGCCACCCTCCAGTCCAGTATCCAGAAAACTCTCTGCAGCTGGAAGCTCTGACAGTGTTTTAGCAGCGGCCCCAACTTCTGCTGTATCATCGGGTGGCTCACCTGCATCTGTAATGACTAATATCCGTGCTCCAAGTACTACTGGCAGTATAGGTATAAGTTCTGTTACTGGCACTAATACAATGAGTAATGTCACCATTACTGCCGTGGGTAGTTTTAATCCTAGTGTGACAAGCAGCATACTTGGTAATGCTAATATAAATGCAAGCAATATTCCTAGTGCTGCTACTGTGAGTGTTGGGCCTGGAGTTAGCAGCAGTGTTAATGTGAATATCTTGAGTGGCATGGGCAATGGTACTATATCTTCCTCCGCTGTTGTTAACAGTGCCCCCAGTGCAGCTGCAGGGATGACTGCGGGGTCCCTTTCGGGTCAGCAGCAGCCACCAACAGTTAACACGTCAAGGTTCAGAGTTGTGAAGTTAGATTCTAGTTCTGAGCCCTTTAAAAAAGGCAGATGGACTTGCACTGAgttctatgaaaaagaaaatgctgtacCTGCTGCAGAAGGTGTGGCGATAAATAAAGTGGTGGAAACTGTAAAACAGAACCCGACAGAAGTGACTTCGGAGAGGGAGAGCACTAGTGGGAGTTCAGTGAGCAGTAGTGTCAGCACACTGAGTCACTACACGGAGAGTGTGGGAAGCGGAGAGATGGGAGCCCCTACTGTGGTGgtgcagcagcagcaacaaccaGCTCTTCAAGGTATGGCTCTTCCCCAGATGGATTTCAGTAGCACTGGTCCCCAGAGTATTTCAGCAGTTAGCATTCCACAGAGTATTTCTCAGTCACAGATCACGCAAGTACAATTACAGTCTCAAGAACTGAGCTATCCTCAAAAGCAAGGTCTTCAGCCAGTACCTCTACAGGCCACTATCAGCGCTGCAACTGGTATCCAGCCGTCACCTGTTAGTGTGGTTGGTGTAACTTCAGCTTTAGGTCAGCAGCCTTCCATTTCCAGTCTGGCTCAACCCCAACTACCGTATTCTCAGACGGTTCCTCCAGTGCAAGCTCCCCTTCCAGGAGCACCACCCCAACAGTTACAGTATGGACAACAGCAGCCGACTGTCTCTACCCAGATGGTCCCAGGCCATGGTAAATCTGTGGCTCAGAATCCTTCAGAGTAtgtgcagcagcagcagccgatTCTTCAAACAGCAGTGTCCTCCGGACAGCCCAGTTCTGCAGGAGTGGGAGCAGGAGCGACAGTGATTCCTACGGCTCAGCCACAGAGTATCCAGCTGCCAGTGCAGCCCGCGGCAATCCAAGCACAACCTGCAGGGGCATCTGGCCAGCCTGTTGGCCAGGCTCAAACAGCAGTATCTGTTGTACCTACTGGCAGTCAAATTGCAAATATCGGTCAACAAGCAAACATACCTACTGCAGTGCAGCAGCCCTCTACCCAAGTCACACCTTCGGTTATTCAGCAAGGTGCTCCTCCATCTTCACAAATAGTTCCACCTGCTCAAACTGCGATTATTCATCAGGGAGTTCAAACTAGTGCGTCAAGCCTTCCTCAACAATTGGTCATTGCACCCCAGAGTACCTTGTTAACTGTGCCTCCCCAGCCACAAGGAGTAGAATCGGTAGCTCAAGTTGTTTCGCAGCCGTTGCCTGCAGTTAGTCCTTTGCCCTCTGCTAGTAGTATTTCTGTTACAAGTCAGGTTAGTTCAACTGGTCCTTCTGGAATGCCTTCTGCCCCAACAAACTTGGTTCCACCACAGAATATAGCACAAACCCCTGCCACTCAAAATGGTAATTTGGTTCAAAGTGTTAGTCAACCTCCCTTGATAGCCAGTAACATAAATCTGCCTTTGGCACAACAGATACCACTAAGTTCTACTCAGTTCACTGCACAATCATTAGCTCAGGCAATTGGAAGCCAAATTGAAGATGCCAGGCGCCCAGCGGAACCCTCCTTAGTTGGCTTACCTCAGACTATCAGTGGTGACAGTGGGGGAATGTCAGCAGTTTCAGATGGGAGTAGCAGCAGCCTAGCAGCCCCTGCTTCTCTTTTCCCGTTGAAGGTGCTACCGCTGACGACACCCCTGGTGGATGGCGAGGATGAGAG
- the TSC22D1 gene encoding TSC22 domain family protein 1 isoform X3 — MHQPPESTAAAAAAAADISARKMAHPAMFPRRGSGSGSASALNAAGTGVGSSATSSEDFPPPSLLQPPPPAASSTSGPQPPPPQSLNLLSQAQLQAQPLAPGGTQMKKKSGFQITSVTPAQISASISSNNSIAEDTESYDDLDESHTEDLSSSEILDVSLSRATDLGEPERSSSEETLNNFQEAETPGAVSPNQPHLPQPHLPHLPQQNVVINGNAHPHHLHHHHHIHHGHHLHHGHHHPSHAGVASTSVPGGPPSSPVSRKLSAAGSSDSVLAAAPTSAVSSGGSPASVMTNIRAPSTTGSIGISSVTGTNTMSNVTITAVGSFNPSVTSSILGNANINASNIPSAATVSVGPGVSSSVNVNILSGMGNGTISSSAVVNSAPSAAAGMTAGSLSGQQQPPTVNTSRFRVVKLDSSSEPFKKGRWTCTEFYEKENAVPAAEGVAINKVVETVKQNPTEVTSERESTSGSSVSSSVSTLSHYTESVGSGEMGAPTVVVQQQQQPALQGMALPQMDFSSTGPQSISAVSIPQSISQSQITQVQLQSQELSYPQKQGLQPVPLQATISAATGIQPSPVSVVGVTSALGQQPSISSLAQPQLPYSQTVPPVQAPLPGAPPQQLQYGQQQPTVSTQMVPGHGKSVAQNPSEYVQQQQPILQTAVSSGQPSSAGVGAGATVIPTAQPQSIQLPVQPAAIQAQPAGASGQPVGQAQTAVSVVPTGSQIANIGQQANIPTAVQQPSTQVTPSVIQQGAPPSSQIVPPAQTAIIHQGVQTSASSLPQQLVIAPQSTLLTVPPQPQGVESVAQVVSQPLPAVSPLPSASSISVTSQVSSTGPSGMPSAPTNLVPPQNIAQTPATQNGNLVQSVSQPPLIASNINLPLAQQIPLSSTQFTAQSLAQAIGSQIEDARRPAEPSLVGLPQTISGDSGGMSAVSDGSSSSLAAPASLFPLKVLPLTTPLVDGEDESASLLPEVQGVILEPQIQPRPRRAFDVRGPLSPLNPWRQNIQLLERVGKDNKQISFNW, encoded by the coding sequence ATGCACCAGCCGCCTGAGTCCACCgccgcggcggccgcggccgcTGCAGACATTAGTGCTAGGAAGATGGCGCACCCGGCAATGTTCCCTAGAAGGGGCAGCGGTAGTGGCAGCGCCTCTGCTCTCAATGCAGCAGGTACCGGCGTTGGTAGTAGTGCCACATCTTCCGAGGATTTTCCGCCTCCGTCGCTGCTCCAGCCGCCACCTCCTGCAGCATCTTCTACGTCGGGACCACAGCCTCCGCCTCCACAAAGCCTGAACCTCCTCTCTCAGGCTCAGCTGCAGGCACAGCCTCTTGCGCCAGGCGGaactcaaatgaaaaagaaaagtggctTCCAGATAACTAGCGTTACCCCGGCTCAGATCTCCGCCAGCATCAGCTCTAACAACAGTATCGCAGAGGACACCGAGAGCTATGATGACCTGGATGAGTCTCACACGGAAGATCTGTCTTCTTCCGAGATCCTTGATGTGTCACTTTCCAGGGCTACTGACTTAGGGGAGCCTGAACGCAGCTCCTCAGAAGAGACTCTGAATAACTTCCAGGAAGCTGAGACACCTGGGGCAGTCTCTCCCAACCAGCCCCACCTTCCGCAGCCTCATTTGCCTCACCTTCCACAACAGAACGTTGTGATCAATGGGAATGCTCATCCACACCacctccatcaccaccatcacatCCATCATGGGCACCACCTACACCATGGGCACCACCATCCATCCCATGCTGGTGTGGCCAGTACGTCCGTTCCTGGAGGGCCACCCTCCAGTCCAGTATCCAGAAAACTCTCTGCAGCTGGAAGCTCTGACAGTGTTTTAGCAGCGGCCCCAACTTCTGCTGTATCATCGGGTGGCTCACCTGCATCTGTAATGACTAATATCCGTGCTCCAAGTACTACTGGCAGTATAGGTATAAGTTCTGTTACTGGCACTAATACAATGAGTAATGTCACCATTACTGCCGTGGGTAGTTTTAATCCTAGTGTGACAAGCAGCATACTTGGTAATGCTAATATAAATGCAAGCAATATTCCTAGTGCTGCTACTGTGAGTGTTGGGCCTGGAGTTAGCAGCAGTGTTAATGTGAATATCTTGAGTGGCATGGGCAATGGTACTATATCTTCCTCCGCTGTTGTTAACAGTGCCCCCAGTGCAGCTGCAGGGATGACTGCGGGGTCCCTTTCGGGTCAGCAGCAGCCACCAACAGTTAACACGTCAAGGTTCAGAGTTGTGAAGTTAGATTCTAGTTCTGAGCCCTTTAAAAAAGGCAGATGGACTTGCACTGAgttctatgaaaaagaaaatgctgtacCTGCTGCAGAAGGTGTGGCGATAAATAAAGTGGTGGAAACTGTAAAACAGAACCCGACAGAAGTGACTTCGGAGAGGGAGAGCACTAGTGGGAGTTCAGTGAGCAGTAGTGTCAGCACACTGAGTCACTACACGGAGAGTGTGGGAAGCGGAGAGATGGGAGCCCCTACTGTGGTGgtgcagcagcagcaacaaccaGCTCTTCAAGGTATGGCTCTTCCCCAGATGGATTTCAGTAGCACTGGTCCCCAGAGTATTTCAGCAGTTAGCATTCCACAGAGTATTTCTCAGTCACAGATCACGCAAGTACAATTACAGTCTCAAGAACTGAGCTATCCTCAAAAGCAAGGTCTTCAGCCAGTACCTCTACAGGCCACTATCAGCGCTGCAACTGGTATCCAGCCGTCACCTGTTAGTGTGGTTGGTGTAACTTCAGCTTTAGGTCAGCAGCCTTCCATTTCCAGTCTGGCTCAACCCCAACTACCGTATTCTCAGACGGTTCCTCCAGTGCAAGCTCCCCTTCCAGGAGCACCACCCCAACAGTTACAGTATGGACAACAGCAGCCGACTGTCTCTACCCAGATGGTCCCAGGCCATGGTAAATCTGTGGCTCAGAATCCTTCAGAGTAtgtgcagcagcagcagccgatTCTTCAAACAGCAGTGTCCTCCGGACAGCCCAGTTCTGCAGGAGTGGGAGCAGGAGCGACAGTGATTCCTACGGCTCAGCCACAGAGTATCCAGCTGCCAGTGCAGCCCGCGGCAATCCAAGCACAACCTGCAGGGGCATCTGGCCAGCCTGTTGGCCAGGCTCAAACAGCAGTATCTGTTGTACCTACTGGCAGTCAAATTGCAAATATCGGTCAACAAGCAAACATACCTACTGCAGTGCAGCAGCCCTCTACCCAAGTCACACCTTCGGTTATTCAGCAAGGTGCTCCTCCATCTTCACAAATAGTTCCACCTGCTCAAACTGCGATTATTCATCAGGGAGTTCAAACTAGTGCGTCAAGCCTTCCTCAACAATTGGTCATTGCACCCCAGAGTACCTTGTTAACTGTGCCTCCCCAGCCACAAGGAGTAGAATCGGTAGCTCAAGTTGTTTCGCAGCCGTTGCCTGCAGTTAGTCCTTTGCCCTCTGCTAGTAGTATTTCTGTTACAAGTCAGGTTAGTTCAACTGGTCCTTCTGGAATGCCTTCTGCCCCAACAAACTTGGTTCCACCACAGAATATAGCACAAACCCCTGCCACTCAAAATGGTAATTTGGTTCAAAGTGTTAGTCAACCTCCCTTGATAGCCAGTAACATAAATCTGCCTTTGGCACAACAGATACCACTAAGTTCTACTCAGTTCACTGCACAATCATTAGCTCAGGCAATTGGAAGCCAAATTGAAGATGCCAGGCGCCCAGCGGAACCCTCCTTAGTTGGCTTACCTCAGACTATCAGTGGTGACAGTGGGGGAATGTCAGCAGTTTCAGATGGGAGTAGCAGCAGCCTAGCAGCCCCTGCTTCTCTTTTCCCGTTGAAGGTGCTACCGCTGACGACACCCCTGGTGGATGGCGAGGATGAGAG